One genomic window of Streptomyces sp. WP-1 includes the following:
- the tal gene encoding transaldolase: protein MTDALKRLSDEGVAIWLDDLSRKRITSGNLAELIDQQHVVGVTTNPTIFQKAISQGDGYDLQVSDLAARKVTVEEAIRMITTADVRDAADILRPVFDATDGQDGRVSIEVDPRLAHNTKATVAEAKQLAWLVDRPNTLIKIPATQGGLPAITEVIGLGISVNVTLIFSLERYRLVMDAYLSGLEKAKERGLDLSKIHSVASFFVSRVDTEIDRRIDEMGTDEAKALRGKAGVANARLAYQAYEEVFSSDRWNVLENAGANKQRPLWASTGVKDPAYKDTMYVEELVAPNTVNTMPEATLEATDDHGEIRGDAVTGTYAGARADLDALEKIGISYDEVVQVLEDEGVDKFETSWNDLLKSTQAELERLAPSEG, encoded by the coding sequence ATGACAGACGCACTCAAGCGCCTCTCCGACGAAGGCGTCGCGATCTGGCTGGACGACCTGTCGCGCAAGCGGATCACGTCCGGCAACCTCGCCGAGCTGATCGACCAGCAGCACGTCGTGGGCGTCACCACGAACCCGACGATCTTCCAGAAGGCGATCTCGCAGGGCGACGGCTACGACCTCCAGGTCTCGGACCTCGCCGCCCGCAAGGTCACCGTCGAAGAGGCCATCCGCATGATCACCACGGCGGACGTCCGCGACGCCGCCGACATCCTGCGCCCGGTCTTCGACGCCACGGACGGCCAGGACGGCCGGGTCTCCATCGAGGTCGACCCCCGTCTCGCGCACAACACCAAGGCGACCGTCGCCGAGGCCAAGCAGCTGGCCTGGCTGGTGGACCGCCCCAACACCCTGATCAAGATCCCGGCCACCCAGGGCGGTCTGCCGGCGATCACCGAGGTCATCGGCCTGGGCATCAGCGTCAACGTCACGCTGATCTTCTCCCTCGAGCGCTACCGCCTGGTCATGGACGCCTACCTCTCCGGCCTGGAGAAGGCCAAGGAGCGCGGCCTGGACCTGTCGAAGATCCACTCGGTGGCGTCCTTCTTCGTGTCCCGCGTGGACACCGAGATCGACCGCCGTATCGACGAGATGGGCACCGACGAGGCCAAGGCGCTGCGCGGCAAGGCCGGCGTGGCCAACGCGCGCCTCGCCTACCAGGCGTACGAGGAGGTCTTCTCCTCCGACCGCTGGAACGTGCTGGAGAACGCGGGCGCCAACAAGCAGCGTCCGCTGTGGGCCTCCACCGGTGTGAAGGACCCGGCGTACAAGGACACCATGTACGTCGAGGAACTGGTCGCGCCGAACACGGTCAACACCATGCCGGAGGCCACCCTGGAGGCCACCGACGACCACGGCGAGATCCGCGGCGACGCGGTCACCGGCACCTACGCCGGGGCCCGCGCCGACCTGGACGCGCTGGAGAAGATCGGCATCTCGTACGACGAGGTCGTACAGGTGCTGGAGGACGAGGGCGTCGACAAGTTCGAGACGTCCTGGAACGACCTGCTGAAGTCCACCCAGGCGGAGCTCGAGCGCCTCGCCCCTTCGGAGGGCTGA
- the tkt gene encoding transketolase, producing MSTKPTTTDLEWTDLDQRAVDTARVLAADAVQKVGNGHPGTAMSLAPAAYTLFQKVMRHDPADPEWVGRDRFVLSAGHSSLTLYTQLYLAGFGLELADLESFRTWGSRTPGHPEYGHTKGVETTTGPLGQGVANAVGMAMAARYERGLFDPEAAQGESPFDHFIYCIAGDGCLQEGISAEASSLAGHQKLGNLILLWDDNHISIEGDTETAVSEDTAKRYEAYGWHVQRVEPKADGDLDPAAIYAAIQAAKQVTDRPSFIAMRSIIAWPAPNAQNTEAAHGSALGADEVAATKRVLGFDPEQSFAVEDAVITHTRKALERGARAKAEWEKALQVWRDDNPERAAEFDRIAAGELPTGWEEKIPVFEPGKSVATRAASGKVLQALGPVIPELWGGSADLAGSNNTTIDKASSFLPEGNPLPEADPYGRTIHFGIREHSMGAELNGITLHGNTRVYGGTFLVFSDYMRNAVRLSALMHLPVTFVWTHDSIGLGEDGPTHQPVEHLASLRAIPGLNIVRPADANETAIAWREVLKRYTKEFGKGQPHGFALTRQGVPAYEPNEDAAKGGYVLFEAEGGEPEVILIATGSEVHVAVEARELLQADGVATRVVSMPSVEWFEQQDQGYRDSVLPPSVKARVSVEAGIGLTWHKYVGDAGRIVSLEHFGASADGKVLFEEFGFTAENVAAKARESIAAAQR from the coding sequence GTGAGCACCAAGCCGACCACCACAGACCTTGAGTGGACCGACCTGGACCAGCGGGCCGTGGACACCGCCCGAGTCCTGGCCGCCGACGCCGTACAGAAGGTCGGCAACGGCCATCCCGGTACGGCGATGAGCCTGGCCCCCGCCGCCTACACCCTCTTCCAGAAGGTGATGCGGCACGACCCGGCCGACCCGGAGTGGGTGGGGCGCGACCGCTTCGTGCTGTCCGCCGGCCACTCCTCCCTGACCCTCTACACCCAGCTCTACCTGGCCGGCTTCGGCCTGGAGCTGGCGGACCTGGAGTCCTTCCGCACCTGGGGTTCCAGGACCCCGGGCCACCCGGAGTACGGACACACCAAGGGCGTCGAGACCACCACGGGCCCGCTGGGCCAGGGTGTGGCCAACGCGGTGGGCATGGCGATGGCCGCCCGCTACGAGCGCGGTCTGTTCGACCCGGAGGCCGCCCAGGGCGAGTCGCCGTTCGACCACTTCATCTACTGCATCGCCGGTGACGGCTGCCTCCAGGAGGGCATCTCCGCCGAGGCGTCCTCGCTGGCCGGCCACCAGAAGCTCGGTAACCTGATCCTGCTGTGGGACGACAACCACATCTCGATCGAGGGCGACACCGAGACGGCCGTCTCCGAGGACACCGCCAAGCGCTACGAGGCGTACGGCTGGCACGTCCAGCGCGTGGAGCCGAAGGCGGACGGCGACCTGGACCCGGCGGCGATCTACGCCGCGATCCAGGCGGCCAAGCAGGTCACCGACCGGCCCTCCTTCATCGCGATGCGCTCGATCATCGCCTGGCCGGCCCCGAACGCCCAGAACACCGAGGCCGCGCACGGCTCGGCGCTCGGCGCGGACGAGGTCGCGGCCACCAAGCGCGTCCTCGGCTTCGACCCGGAGCAGTCCTTCGCCGTCGAGGACGCTGTGATCACGCACACCCGCAAGGCCCTGGAGCGCGGCGCCCGCGCGAAGGCCGAGTGGGAGAAGGCCCTCCAGGTGTGGCGGGACGACAACCCCGAGCGCGCCGCCGAGTTCGACCGCATCGCGGCGGGCGAGCTGCCCACCGGCTGGGAGGAGAAGATCCCGGTCTTCGAGCCCGGCAAGTCGGTCGCCACCCGTGCCGCCTCCGGCAAGGTGCTCCAGGCGCTCGGCCCGGTGATCCCCGAGCTGTGGGGCGGCTCCGCCGACCTCGCCGGCTCGAACAACACCACGATCGACAAGGCCAGCTCCTTCCTGCCCGAGGGCAACCCGCTGCCGGAGGCCGACCCGTACGGCCGGACGATCCACTTCGGCATCCGCGAGCACTCCATGGGCGCCGAGCTGAACGGCATCACCCTGCACGGCAACACCCGTGTCTACGGCGGCACCTTCCTCGTCTTCTCCGACTACATGCGCAACGCCGTGCGCCTGTCGGCCCTGATGCACCTGCCGGTGACGTTCGTGTGGACGCACGACTCCATCGGCCTCGGCGAGGACGGCCCCACCCACCAGCCGGTCGAGCACCTGGCCTCGCTGCGCGCCATCCCGGGCCTGAACATCGTCCGCCCGGCCGACGCCAACGAGACCGCGATCGCCTGGCGCGAGGTCCTCAAGCGCTACACCAAGGAGTTCGGCAAGGGCCAGCCGCACGGCTTCGCGCTGACCCGTCAGGGCGTGCCGGCGTACGAGCCCAACGAGGACGCGGCGAAGGGCGGTTACGTCCTGTTCGAGGCCGAGGGCGGTGAGCCGGAGGTCATCCTGATCGCCACCGGTTCCGAGGTGCATGTGGCGGTTGAGGCGCGTGAGCTGCTCCAGGCCGACGGCGTCGCGACGCGCGTCGTGTCCATGCCCTCGGTCGAGTGGTTCGAGCAGCAGGACCAGGGGTACCGGGACTCCGTGCTGCCGCCGTCCGTCAAGGCCCGTGTCTCCGTGGAGGCGGGCATCGGGCTGACGTGGCACAAGTACGTCGGGGACGCCGGCCGCATCGTCTCCCTGGAGCACTTCGGTGCCTCCGCGGACGGCAAGGTGCTCTTCGAGGAGTTCGGCTTCACCGCGGAGAACGTGGCCGCGAAGGCCCGGGAATCCATCGCCGCCGCCCAGCGCTGA